Within the Miscanthus floridulus cultivar M001 chromosome 2, ASM1932011v1, whole genome shotgun sequence genome, the region AAAGGGGCAGACAGCCAAATGACCCACCACAGCACAGCGTAGCCCCTCCTCACTGACTCACCTGCAAAAAACCACTTGCAAACCACACAAACCGAAAACGCCAGCTCCCCTGCCTCCATTTTTTAGCAACTTTTCCCTTCAATCTCCCATCGCAGTCACCTCCTTGCCCCCACCCCACGCAGCCGTGCTTctgccgccctcctcctcctcgaccCTTGGTTGGCGCCGCCGTTGGACGCCCGACATGGATAAGAGTCCCGGCGCGGCGCCGACATCATCGcccgaggaggaggtggcggcggagggcCATGCGCATGCTGAGGATGTgacggagcaggaggaggaggccacGCCGGTGGTGCTCAAGAAGGGGCCGTGGACGGCAGCGGAGGACGCCATGCTCATGGACCACGTCCGGCACCACGGCGAGGGGAACTGGAACGCAGTGCAGAGGATGACCGGCCTGCTTCGCTGCGGCAAGAGCTGCCGCCTGCGCTGGACCAACCATCTCCGCCCCAACCTCAAGAAGGGCTCCTTCTCCCCCGACGAAGAGCTCCTCATCGCCCAGCTCCACGCGCAGCTTGGCAACAAGTGGGCGCGCATGGCCGCGCATGTAAGCAAGCACTGTACTCTCTTCGGCTTGGATGAATAATTTATTTATGGCGACTTGTTGATGTGATGTGACTGATGCTTCGTGTTCGTTCCTGTGCTGGTTGGTGCGCGTCCGCAGCTACCGGGGAGGACGGACAACGAGATCAAGAACTACTGGAACACGAGGACCAAGCGCCGCCAGCGCGCCGGCCTGCCCGTGTACCCGCCGGAGGtgcagctccacctcgccctcTCCAAGCGCTGCCGCTACGACGACTTCTCGCCGCTGGCGTCCCCGCAGCTGTCGGGGACGACCAATGTCCAGGCGCTGGGCGCCGCCGCGACGTCGGCCGGGTACGCCAGCTCCCGCCCGGCGCCGCTCGACCTGGCCCGCCAGCTCGCCGTGACGAACCAGCAGACGGTGCAGTTCCTCTCGCCGGCGCCCTTCTCGGCGCCGTCGTCCCCGTGGGCGAAGCCGTTCGCCCGGAACGCGCAGTACTTCCAGCTCGCGCACTCGTCGCCCGTGTCCCCGTCCACGCCGACCGAGCCGATGCACCCGGCCACGCCGGACCTGTCCCTCGGCTACGGCGTGCGCGGCGCCGCCGAGCAGAGCAGGCTCCCGACGCTCTCACCATCCCCTGGCCCCAGAGTGGAGCTCCCTTCAAACCAATACGGCCAGCCGACGCCGCCGAcctcggccaccgccgccgcagccggaCATGGGGGTGGTATCGCGCTGCCGGATCATCAGAACGCGGCGAGCCTCGAGAAGATGCTGCAGGAGCTGCATGACGTCATCAAGGTCGATCCGCCGGCGCTGGTCCCggccaacggcggcggcggcgctgccctgGAGCGGCATGATGGCGGAGGTGAGTAGTGCATGCCGTGTGTGAAGCATTTCTCTCACATCTTCTTGCTCTCTTTTTTGGATGCACTCGGAGTTCGATTTGTTGCTTTGCGGGGGAAGAGAACAAATACTCATGATTACGATGTGAATTGGCAGATTAGTGTGAACCTTTTCGTTTGTGCTTCCAAAATCTCCGTTTCTTTATCGCGGTGTCACCATCTGTTAATCAGAGTTCACTTACTTGGCAGTACTAATAGGAATAAATGTGCCTTGGTGAAAGTAATTCTGGTTAAGTATATTTTGTTGGGATTTGGACAAAATCTGAAACATGGACAGCACACTGTttggaatctttttttttttgtctttcttTTTGATAGTTTTAAGGTTAGAGAAGCTTCTGCAGGTGCTGTCTATGGAGAGGGCTTTCTTTTTGTCCATGCAAGACAGTGACTACCTTTGATCTTGTTCCATGATTACTTTACCTTATCCTGCCAAGTGCTTTAACAACCTTTTTCCCCTTCTTTTCCCTCTGCATGTACCACTTTATCTATCATTTACCTAATCAGACGTAATATGATTCCAATTCATCCTTCCTTTTCGCAATTGTATGATTGCTCGTTATCTTCCATAGCAACACGTCACATTGCTGTCATATTCTGCACAAGCTTAGCATAATTTTTTTGAGCAAGAAAGCTTAGCATAATCAGGATGATCATATATAGCTATATTTCTTTTCCGGAGATTAACTAGAGAGGTTCTCattcttttctttttaaaaaaaatagagagGTCATCATGATCAGTGAAAAGAATAGAATCAAATCAGGACTAATAATTTATAAAAGCTACtgatttttta harbors:
- the LOC136538254 gene encoding transcription factor MYB41-like; this translates as MDKSPGAAPTSSPEEEVAAEGHAHAEDVTEQEEEATPVVLKKGPWTAAEDAMLMDHVRHHGEGNWNAVQRMTGLLRCGKSCRLRWTNHLRPNLKKGSFSPDEELLIAQLHAQLGNKWARMAAHLPGRTDNEIKNYWNTRTKRRQRAGLPVYPPEVQLHLALSKRCRYDDFSPLASPQLSGTTNVQALGAAATSAGYASSRPAPLDLARQLAVTNQQTVQFLSPAPFSAPSSPWAKPFARNAQYFQLAHSSPVSPSTPTEPMHPATPDLSLGYGVRGAAEQSRLPTLSPSPGPRVELPSNQYGQPTPPTSATAAAAGHGGGIALPDHQNAASLEKMLQELHDVIKVDPPALVPANGGGGAALERHDGGVPENRFSGVQHRVEDNMDTLFGLVHPALSAPETVPPAAASNHSGSTSQHSSDDQNPSTVDLHVAGGISSSDQDWGLDGVCQWSNMSRIC